Within the Miscanthus floridulus cultivar M001 chromosome 17, ASM1932011v1, whole genome shotgun sequence genome, the region CGCTCCCGGCCGCCTGGCCGCCTCCGGCTGCACCTCGCCCTTGGCCATAAACCCGCGATTGCCGTCCTCTAGCGCCGCAACGTGGCCACGAGACGCAGACGGATACCCTGGCCCCGCCGCCTTCCATCTCCGCAGCTTGCGCACGAGCGTACGGAGCATGACCGCTGGTCCTGCATTCCACAAGGCCTCCGACACGGCATCGTCCCCGCGGTGAGAAGCTTCCACGGCGACCACAAGCTGCCGACTGTGGATCCTCTTACCGTCCTCCGTATTCTCCTTCTTTTCGTCTTCGTGGCGGTCGAATGCGGAGCTCTGGTGGCCGGTCAGCGCGAACTCTAGGCTAAGAAACGTTGCTTCGTCGTCCATGTCCATgtcttcctctccctcttcccGGCCACCGCCTTCTTGCACTAGCTCTCCATTCGCCGCCATGCCCATTGGCCGATCGAGCTATTGCACCACCGGTTGCGTTGGTCGTCCAGACAGTGGAGCAGACCGAGGGATTTGACGGCGTTGGTCGGTCTAGAAGTTCTAGTCCATAGTCTCCACTTGCGTCACGGTCTAGTCAGTTTCTATGGTTGGAATTGGAAGCGCGACGGTAAAAACGGATGCGTAGATTTTGACCGTTGACGTTAACACTGGACCAAGGTGGAGTGGAGATGCACTGACATAAGCATCTAGTAATTCATAATTTCACTCTACTACTTAAATCTTGTTTGGCTGGATTCTATTCATCTCAACCTATATGATTTGTGATGGATTAGGTAGAAAATTAATTAATTTCTACTCTAACCCAAttagattgagatgaatacatgcggcCAAACAATTTTTTATGAAAGGCAATAAAATAGTAAGACTCATACTAGATTTTTCCACGATGTTGCTATATCGTCCCCGGTGGAAATTTTCTCTCCTACTTTCCTTTTTCCTACGTAACATGTATACAGGGGAGGAAGGCATAGGATTAATATgtgtttggtttggtggatatctATGGATGGGAGATGACGGTCCATAGGTGAGTGGTTTGCGGACAACTTCGGTAAGGATATCCACCGCATGAGAATATTCTCTATGGATGTTGGATAAATCGCTTGTAAAAATCTATTGAATAAGTTTTGTTTTTCTAATATTTGCCATTAATAAATAAATTAAggattattagtatattatattAGTATTTagtaagtatgatggcaagattaGTTTCAATAAGTGTTAATATGTTGATTAGTGCACGTTTTGTGGGCCAAATAGGATAGTAGTAGTGCTAACcccatattttatttttaattagtgATTATCATGGCAATGTTAATGTTAGTGCATATCAATTAGTTATTACTATATTATAATAGATATAAATAAGAGAAATTTACCTACATGGCCCTCTTAAAACTCAggcttcctttcttggccctgaaaatTTCCAACTTACCTATTTGGCCTCCAATCCGACGTTCGATTTCTTATCTGGCCTTCCCGTCAATTCGACCCTGCAACGGTCTTAGATGAGAGACGAAAAGTCGATTCTACCCCTGGACGCGAAAGCATCGTTTTTGATAGTTTAGAATTTGGTTTTTgatattttataattcaaattctgtATTGTATGTTTTGTAGATGCTTGtaaattgcatatgtttcattttGAGCATTATTTTCACTTCTTGCACATAATTTTAGAGCACATCATAACTACAGCATTAGAACACATTTTTTTCCAGTCATGGAGCCAATTGCACATATAAATTCAGTTCGCACATTTTTTATATCTCAAATAAATTTAGTTCGCACATACTGGACATCTAAAATAAATTCAGTTCGCACATAAGTCAAATAAATTTAGTTGTCACATACACAAGCTAGTGCTACACACATGAGAAATCATAGGCTGAGCCTTCTTTTACTTCTTGTACTCATTGCCAGGCTAGCGGGCTGAGAAGTTTTGCTTCGTGTGCCCATTGCGGGGCTGTCAAGTATCACCTTTGGTTTGTTTACCGCCTCTTTGCCAAGCACTTTCTTTTTCGTTTTGAATGTGACCTTCTTTTTAGCCTTGGCCTTCCTAGGTTGATCTGTGTGGGCAGGGAAATCAATGGAAAGTGCCTCGGGTTGATTGGAGCCACTCCTTGACCTGGACATGTGAATATAGGGCAGCAATTATTTTTAGCAAATAGAAATATGAACAATGAAAAAAATTCAGAGTTGGAAATAGTACCTTTTTGATGTGCCTGAGTTGGAGCTACCATATTTCCCCTTTTTCTTACTTGATATCTCCAAGGATTGGCTGTGGTGAGAGACAAGCAATCTATTTAGTATCTAAGACAAATAGTCATTCATGATGGCATAAATTCATATTTTCAGCACTAGTGATAAGTACCTTTTAGATGTGTTGGGAGTACAATCAACagattttctctttttcttagCAGTAGTTTCCAAGCTTTGACTATGGTGAGACAGTAGGAACATAGAATCAATCATAAGTTTGAAGTGAACATGGGAGTAAGTTTGACATTGCAAGGGATATGAAATTGCAAACCTTGGTGGAAAAGACATGGATGCAGATGGTGCTTCTTCCAAAGGCATAATGGAACTTTCAGCAGATTTGTTGTTTTTTGCCCTCTTCTTTGGTTCTCCTCTGCAATGTCAAAAATAAGAAAGTCACTAATATGTCTTTTATTAAAAGCAGAGAAAGAG harbors:
- the LOC136519035 gene encoding uncharacterized protein, with product MGMAANGELVQEGGGREEGEEDMDMDDEATFLSLEFALTGHQSSAFDRHEDEKKENTEDGKRIHSRQLVVAVEASHRGDDAVSEALWNAGPAVMLRTLVRKLRRWKAAGPGYPSASRGHVAALEDGNRGFMAKGEVQPEAARRPGAGVVTSNSAERWTPTTAEAVLKYLSKMPILACRRGMSDGPDDTSPPPPAHNLPDATAPGRRSRGETGLRQACKRLGISRSSVAASPPPTPQRRDDSLLQAQDGIASAIAYCKLSLTTSRGFESPKVSFRG